The following are from one region of the Cetobacterium somerae genome:
- a CDS encoding carbohydrate ABC transporter permease translates to MKKKNNLFSIFNHTLFVIFALIVILPLLITLFSSFKTATQIARESVLAFPKPFTLQNYIDVYKDGNMLVAFKNSALLVFFTVVINSLLASMVAYSLSRFEFKLKRLFFFLLSVGMLLPGFIAEITRFGIIINLGVYDTLLAPLLIYVGTDLMQIYIYKQFIDQIPPSLDESAMIDGCSYFKIYWKVIFPVIIPATATLAILKSVAVLNDMFTPYLYMPSPRNATMTTMLMSYVGRSGSWSKLSAAVIVVMLPGIILYLLFRKKILAGMTAGAVKE, encoded by the coding sequence ATGAAAAAGAAGAATAATCTATTTAGTATTTTTAACCACACATTATTTGTTATTTTTGCATTAATTGTTATTTTACCTCTTTTAATTACGCTGTTTTCATCATTTAAAACAGCTACTCAAATAGCTAGAGAGAGTGTTTTAGCTTTCCCAAAACCATTTACTCTTCAAAACTATATTGATGTTTATAAAGATGGAAATATGCTTGTTGCATTTAAAAATTCAGCTTTACTTGTGTTTTTTACTGTTGTAATCAACTCTCTTTTAGCTAGTATGGTAGCTTACTCTTTAAGTAGGTTTGAGTTTAAGTTAAAAAGACTTTTCTTTTTCTTACTTAGTGTTGGAATGCTTCTTCCTGGTTTCATAGCTGAAATTACTAGATTTGGTATAATTATAAATCTTGGAGTTTACGATACTCTTTTAGCTCCTCTATTAATTTATGTTGGAACTGACTTAATGCAAATTTATATCTATAAACAATTTATAGATCAAATTCCTCCATCTTTAGATGAGAGTGCTATGATTGATGGTTGCTCATATTTTAAAATTTACTGGAAAGTTATATTTCCTGTTATAATTCCCGCTACTGCAACTTTAGCTATACTAAAATCTGTAGCTGTACTAAATGATATGTTCACTCCATATCTGTATATGCCTAGCCCTAGAAATGCAACTATGACAACTATGTTAATGTCTTATGTTGGTCGTAGTGGTTCTTGGTCAAAGCTTAGTGCTGCTGTTATCGTTGTTATGTTACCTGGAATAATTTTATACCTTTTATTTAGAAAAAAAATACTTGCTGGAATGACTGCTGGTGCAGTAAAGGAGTAG
- a CDS encoding carbohydrate ABC transporter permease translates to MAESLVLEREKNIEKKTLKQFLRNKEVQKKLLLITFLFIPTVMLLSFIIYPALKLVYISLTDWNGISESYNFIGFENFKTLFTSKSLWTTLKANSIYFTLHFLLIPVELYIAFLLDRFIKGSEFFKSIFFMPYIINGVAVAYMFSFLYSSEDGVLNAALELMKMSKIGWLSDPEIVNYSLAGVSLWRFTGMPIILFLAGLQSIPKDMLEAAVIDGASVFQQFSKIIMPNMKTVTSIVLFLNARGALMVFDIPFVMTSGGPKESSATFALNLVKIAFEFENFGLAASMAIVLIVMILLLSKLQDRLLNMKG, encoded by the coding sequence ATGGCTGAAAGTTTAGTCTTAGAAAGAGAAAAGAATATTGAGAAAAAAACTTTAAAACAATTTTTAAGAAATAAAGAGGTTCAAAAGAAATTACTTTTAATTACATTTTTATTTATACCAACAGTTATGCTTCTTAGTTTTATTATTTATCCAGCACTAAAACTTGTATATATTAGTTTAACTGATTGGAATGGAATATCTGAAAGCTATAATTTTATTGGTTTTGAAAACTTTAAAACACTATTTACTTCTAAAAGTCTGTGGACAACATTAAAAGCAAATAGTATATACTTTACTTTACATTTTTTATTGATACCTGTTGAGTTATATATAGCCTTTTTGTTGGATAGATTTATCAAAGGTAGTGAGTTTTTTAAAAGTATATTTTTTATGCCTTATATTATAAATGGTGTTGCTGTAGCTTATATGTTTTCATTTCTTTATAGCTCAGAGGATGGAGTTTTAAATGCGGCATTAGAACTTATGAAGATGTCTAAGATAGGATGGTTAAGTGATCCAGAAATTGTTAACTACTCATTAGCTGGAGTTTCTTTATGGAGATTTACTGGGATGCCAATTATTCTATTCTTAGCTGGACTTCAATCTATACCTAAAGATATGCTTGAAGCAGCAGTTATCGACGGTGCTTCAGTATTTCAACAATTTTCAAAAATTATAATGCCTAATATGAAAACTGTTACTAGTATTGTCTTATTTTTAAATGCTCGTGGTGCCTTAATGGTATTTGATATTCCATTTGTTATGACAAGTGGTGGTCCAAAAGAGAGTAGTGCTACCTTTGCATTAAACCTAGTTAAAATAGCTTTTGAATTTGAAAATTTTGGATTAGCTGCTTCAATGGCTATTGTTTTAATAGTTATGATTTTATTACTATCTAAATTACAAGATAGACTACTTAATATGAAAGGATAG
- a CDS encoding ABC transporter substrate-binding protein translates to MKKILGGLLIMGTLIGCGQKDETKVLTFSTWEGTGEQFFTDINDINTEYKKINPNVTIKIEKIPNTEYDTTMKIRNTAKQLPDIFAIRNKHMYSYRDAVHDLSDLNASKINTFAEPYKIDGKVVGLPMYGFNEYVYYRKSVFNKLGLEVPQTWNEFLGVVETINNSSDLIPLAIGGKDLWTTYPYGQFVPYLVENGDNLLNQMGDMNSPFTEGTSIYKGYEKVNQLFQLKPAGENPLGYGWSQEKNMFLSGKSAMIAVGQWFYKDFMKDASEEDKNDLGMFLMPVRDTKNDKFRYFVTGEVFLGVPKSTKHEKEAKEFIEWFFASNYYKDYINYMQVIPTVEGVELTDSPFKAVTDKVENLEAVYQIPGGENYTKIKNETRYDQNQLSQELLSGSDFKQLMEEWNKKWNDAKGKVVGR, encoded by the coding sequence ATGAAAAAAATCTTAGGTGGACTATTAATTATGGGGACATTAATAGGATGCGGTCAAAAGGATGAAACAAAGGTCTTAACTTTTAGTACTTGGGAAGGTACTGGTGAACAATTTTTTACAGATATCAACGATATCAACACTGAATATAAAAAAATAAATCCAAATGTTACTATAAAAATTGAAAAAATTCCAAATACAGAATACGATACTACAATGAAAATTAGAAATACAGCAAAACAACTTCCTGATATTTTCGCTATTAGAAATAAACACATGTATTCATATAGAGATGCTGTACATGATTTAAGTGATTTAAACGCTTCTAAAATCAATACATTTGCTGAACCATACAAAATAGACGGAAAGGTTGTAGGTTTACCTATGTATGGTTTTAATGAATACGTTTACTATAGAAAAAGTGTATTTAATAAACTTGGACTAGAAGTACCTCAAACTTGGAATGAATTCTTAGGAGTTGTTGAAACAATTAATAACTCAAGTGATTTAATTCCTCTTGCAATTGGAGGTAAAGATTTATGGACTACATATCCTTATGGACAATTCGTTCCTTACTTAGTTGAAAATGGTGATAACCTATTAAATCAAATGGGAGATATGAACTCACCTTTTACTGAAGGAACAAGTATTTATAAAGGTTATGAAAAGGTTAATCAACTATTTCAATTAAAACCTGCTGGTGAAAATCCTTTAGGTTACGGATGGAGTCAAGAAAAGAATATGTTTTTATCTGGTAAGTCCGCTATGATTGCTGTTGGACAGTGGTTTTATAAGGATTTTATGAAAGATGCATCTGAAGAGGATAAAAATGATTTAGGAATGTTTTTAATGCCTGTTAGAGATACTAAAAACGATAAATTTAGATACTTTGTTACTGGAGAGGTTTTCCTAGGTGTACCAAAAAGTACAAAGCATGAAAAAGAAGCAAAAGAGTTTATAGAGTGGTTCTTCGCTAGTAACTACTATAAAGACTACATCAACTATATGCAAGTTATTCCAACTGTAGAAGGTGTCGAGTTAACAGATAGTCCTTTTAAAGCTGTTACTGATAAAGTAGAAAATTTAGAAGCAGTTTATCAAATTCCAGGTGGAGAAAACTATACAAAAATTAAAAATGAAACTAGATATGATCAAAATCAATTATCTCAGGAACTTTTAAGTGGAAGTGACTTTAAACAATTGATGGAAGAGTGGAATAAAAAATGGAATGATGCAAAAGGAAAGGTAGTTGGTAGATAA
- a CDS encoding LacI family DNA-binding transcriptional regulator, translating to MKNKRITMTEIANLVGVSQATVSRAINQPEKVKPELREKIQYFIDKYKFVPNENAKTMRGVGSKILGLIVFSFSNHYYLDMIKYAEKLAREKGYSLLVMNSEKNATLELEHIKMMLARNVEGILITPVDEKNLDFLETTAVPFVALNEEFPGHNYVTTSLTEGGEIAAKHLIANGYKNIGYIGGDNKKYHPKLEGIKKILKENSINFKTNWFIKMDTINLIGNEIDNLFKNKKNICKAYITSNDEVACLFLKKANEFGYKIPEDIALVGFDNTIVSKLLDITSIIQPTEDMVRKGIEILLSGENEKKEILLSPEIEIRKSSLK from the coding sequence ATGAAAAATAAAAGAATCACCATGACTGAAATAGCTAATTTAGTGGGCGTTTCACAAGCAACCGTTTCAAGAGCTATAAATCAACCTGAAAAAGTTAAACCTGAACTAAGGGAAAAAATCCAATATTTTATTGATAAATATAAATTTGTTCCCAATGAAAATGCAAAAACAATGAGAGGAGTGGGCAGTAAAATTTTAGGTCTTATTGTTTTTAGTTTTTCTAATCATTACTATTTAGATATGATTAAATATGCAGAAAAATTAGCTAGAGAAAAAGGTTATAGTCTTCTTGTTATGAATTCTGAAAAAAATGCTACCCTTGAATTAGAACATATAAAAATGATGCTAGCTCGAAATGTAGAAGGGATCCTCATAACTCCTGTTGATGAAAAAAATCTTGATTTTTTAGAAACTACCGCTGTTCCTTTTGTAGCTTTAAATGAGGAGTTTCCTGGTCATAACTATGTTACAACCTCTTTAACTGAAGGTGGAGAGATTGCCGCTAAACATCTTATAGCAAATGGATATAAAAATATCGGATATATTGGTGGTGATAATAAAAAATACCATCCTAAATTAGAGGGGATTAAAAAAATCCTTAAAGAAAATAGTATTAATTTTAAAACAAATTGGTTTATAAAAATGGATACTATTAATCTAATTGGGAATGAAATTGATAACCTTTTTAAAAATAAAAAAAATATCTGCAAAGCATATATTACTTCCAATGATGAAGTTGCATGTTTATTTTTAAAAAAGGCAAATGAATTTGGATATAAAATACCTGAAGATATAGCACTCGTTGGATTTGATAATACTATTGTTTCTAAACTCCTTGATATTACTAGTATTATTCAACCTACAGAAGATATGGTTCGAAAAGGAATTGAAATTCTTTTAAGTGGAGAAAATGAAAAAAAAGAAATTCTGCTTTCTCCTGAAATTGAAATTCGAAAAAGCAGTTTAAAATAA